The following are from one region of the Malassezia vespertilionis chromosome 4, complete sequence genome:
- the SPT4 gene encoding transcription elongation factor spt4 (EggNog:ENOG503P572; COG:K) produces MSSTNTAAKLRACLRCQYAQSAREFHSKGCPNCQNVLDMQGSQERVADCTTSNFDGLICMLQPEESWVAKWQRIEKRMVGLYAVKVVGHLPEGYE; encoded by the exons ATGTCGTCTACGAACACGGCCGCgaaactgcgcgcgtgTTTGCGCTGCCAGTAtgcgcaaagtgcgcgcGAGTTTCACTCAAAAGGATGCCCAAACTGCCAGAATGTGCTGGAT ATGCAAGGGAGCCAAGAACGTGTCGCAGATTGCACTACCTCCAACTTTGACGGACTTATCTGCATGCTTCAGCCCGAGGAGAGCTGGGTCGCAAAATGGCAGCGAATCG AAAAACGCATGGTGGGATTGTACGCTGTCAAGGTCGTGGGTCACCTGCCGGAGGGGTACGAATAG